AAGACTGGTGGCAGTATTGGGCGATATCGACCAGTTCATCCCTTTACTTCAACTCGAAGCTCACAAACAAGACTTTGAATCTGCTCCAAAAGTCATCTGGCTCAGTGATGGGGGACGAGGCTTCTGGCGAGTCTATCGCACCTTGTTCTCTCATTGTGCTGTGGCAGTCCTCGACTTTTTTCATTCAGCAGGCCATCTGGCACGAGCAACTAAAGCGATGTTTGGAGATGCCCGCTCTGCTCAAGCCCAAGCCTGGTTCCGGCACTGGCGACACCAATTGCGACACGGGCAACACCTACTTGTATTACGGTCCTTGACGATATTGATTCACTCACAACTGTTAACGGGAAAGTCTTTTTCAACGTTGCTCCAGGTGCAGGCTTATTTCCAACGCCATCATAACCACATCCGTTATCGGCACTTTGAACAGCAACAGATTCCTCTCGGGTCAGGAATGGTTGAAAGTGCATGCAAGTGGTTGATTCAGCAGCGCTTTAAGGGAGTTGGCATGCGCTGGAGTGAGGATGGTTTCAACCATTTACTGATCTTGAGAATTGCCTGGGTCAATGAACGGTTTGACTCCTTATTCCCAGAGGTGACCATTCCGAAAACTAAGGCATCCCCGATCCGCTAAATACGCCCGTATCAACCAGCCTGAGTCAGATGGTTTATATCGTTCTGCAAATGGGCTTGTTTCTAGCTCGCTGTCTTCTGGAGGATGAACTCTCAAGGCGCGCGAAAGCAGTATTTGTATGGCCTGTATGTACTACCTGCGGAACCCGCTTACATTCGAAGGGATGGGAATCTCGTCAGATGCAGACACTGGTAGGCACTATCTCTTGAAAGCGACGGGTGGGCCGTTGTCCCAAAGGATGTCCAGGCAGTCTGTTGACTCCCCTGGATCAAGCCATTGGGATTGCCCCCTATCAGCACAGCAGCGAAGAACTGGTGCGTCTGGGCTGCTTGTTGAGTCTGTTCATGCCCTATGAACTGGCCAGTTGGATGCTGGGTCAGTGGAGTGGTCTATCCGTGAGTCCATCCAGTTTGTGGAACTGGGTGCAATCCGTGGGTAACAAAGCTCAGCAGGAATTAGAAGCTCAACTCAACGCTCAATCATCAGGGACTCAGGCCCCTTGTGAAGCGATTTCAGAGATGTTATCTGCTCTACCTTTGGCCATTGCCGCCGATGGTGTGATGGTCCCCTTTCGCCCCACCCCGAACTCACCCAAGGGAAAAATCCAGTGGCGAGAAGTCAAAGTCGCCATCTTAGCTCGCCTGGGAACACGGGTTACCCGAGCTAAAAAGGAGGTCCCCCAATTACTGCGTCGAAGACTGGTGGCAGTATTGGGCGATATCGACCAGTTCATCCCTTTACTTCAACTCGAAGCTCACAAACAAGACTTTGAATCTGCTCCAAAAGTCATCTGGCTCAGTGATGGGGGACGAGGCTTCTGGCGAGTCTATCGCACCTTGTTCTCTCATTGTGCTGTGGCAGTCCTCGACTTTTTTCATTCAGCAGGCCATCTGGCACGAGCAACTAAAGCGATGTTTGGAGATGCCCGCTCTGCTCAAGCCCAAGCCTGGTTCCGGCACTGGCGACACCAATTGCGACACGGGCAACACCTACTTGTATTACGGTCCTTGACGATATTGATTCACTCACAACTGTTAACGGGAAAGTCTTTTTCAACGTTGCTCCAGGTGCAGGCTTATTTCCAACGCCATCATAACCACATCCGTTATCGGCACTTTGAACAGCAACAGATTCCTCTCGGGTCAGGAATGGTTGAAAGTGCATGCAAGTGGTTGATTCAGCAGCGCTTTAAGGGAGTTGGCATGCGCTGGAGTGAGGATGGTTTCAACCATTTACTGATCTTGAGAATTGCCTGGGTCAATGAACGGTTTGACTCCTTATTCCCAGAGGTGACCATTCCGAAAACTAAGGCATCCCCGATCCGCTAAATACGCCCAACCCAATGGAAAGGTCGCAATATATTCATGGTGAGTATCATTTGGGGAACCCATGCTCTTCCCCTGTATTGGGAAGTTTTAGAGCATGTGGGTAATAGTCATCTAGCCACTCAACAACGGCTCTTAAAAACAGTGCTACATCTGTTTAAGAATTATCCGGTTCTTGTCCTGGGAGATCGAGAGTTCCATAGCCCTAAACTAGCTGACTGGCTTGAGTCTGAGGGTGTATCTTTTGCTTTAAGACAGAAGAAAGACGGTCATTTTCAAGAGGAAGTCCATCAAGAGTATCAGGTGCTCAAACAGCTGGGCTTTAAACCGGGAATGTCTAAATTCTATACAGGTGTTTTGTGCAACAAAGGAGATGGCTTAGGGCCATTTAATCTGGCTGTCTATTGGAAACGCAAATATAGAAATAAGGGGCCGAAAGAGCCTTGGTATATCTTGACCAATCTGCCGAGTCTCAAACAAGCACTGGACATTTATTCTTGTCGCTGGGGAATTGAACAACTTTTCAAGGATTGTAAGACAGGAGGTTATAACTTAGAAGATACGAAAGTGAATGACACCCGATTTCTGGCCTTAGTTTTGTTGATTGCCATGGCTTATACCTTAGCTACGCTGCATGGGCAATGGATGAAAAAATTAGGAGTGGATATTTATGCTGGACGAATTAAAGAGCATAAAGATACGACTCAACGGCAGAGTGAATTTAGTCTTGGATTATATGGGCAACGATGGATTTATGCCATGGAATTGTGGGCTGATTGGGTGCAAAGTCTGATTGCGCTTAAACCCCATAAACGCCTCTATTTTCAGAGAGGGTTCTCTGCTCTATCCCTTATAAAACAGGCTTTGTAGCTTCGTTGTCATCCGCTAAGGTCTCTACTCAAAGTATTATGCTGATTTTCCCGCCTTCAAAGGGGCCATTCAACAGTGCCTTGACCAGTGCAATGGAGAGCACAAGGCGAAACTAACAAGCCTTCTATCACTCAAGTTTCAGTCCTTTAAAGAAGTTAATATCTTAGCCGTCTAGAGTATATTAGATTGGTTTTATTTACAAGAGAGATAATTCTCCAAGAGCATGACTAAATCACGCTCATAGTCTGAACTGAAATTTTACGTAGGAGCTATCTACTTTGGCTCATTATTAAGTACTAAAGTTGAGCTAAACAGTGTGATTTAAAGCTTTTTTTATCCAACAATATTTCGTCTAATTCAAAGATCTTTTTACTAATATTGCCCCCAAAATTGCTCCAATAACGGGACCATTAAGCGCACGATTTACCAACATATATTGACTTGTAGTATTGTCAATCACTCCTATAAATAGACTCCAAAATATAATTGAAATAAAGAGAAATACAAAACAACGGCGATTTACACCAATAAGTACACCTGAAAT
The Acaryochloris marina S15 genome window above contains:
- a CDS encoding ISKra4 family transposase, whose translation is MTPLDQAIGIAPYQHSSEELVRLGCLLSLFMPYELASWMLGQWSGLSVSPSSLWNWVQSVGNKAQQELEAQLNAQSSGTQAPCEAISEMLSALPLAIAADGVMVPFRPTPNSPKGKIQWREVKVAILARLGTRVTRAKKEVPQLLRRRLVAVLGDIDQFIPLLQLEAHKQDFESAPKVIWLSDGGRGFWRVYRTLFSHCAVAVLDFFHSAGHLARATKAMFGDARSAQAQAWFRHWRHQLRHGQHLLVLRSLTILIHSQLLTGKSFSTLLQVQAYFQRHHNHIRYRHFEQQQIPLGSGMVESACKWLIQQRFKGVGMRWSEDGFNHLLILRIAWVNERFDSLFPEVTIPKTKASPIR